From Actinosynnema mirum DSM 43827, a single genomic window includes:
- a CDS encoding LysR family transcriptional regulator has translation MDLVGACLAFVSVAERGSFTLGASAAGVPQPVASRRVAALEAHLGERLFDRGARRAVLTPFGRDVLPAAQHLVRLAEALEQRARQARRRPLPLAVPDWCPARDLAHLAARAQADGLTLELRRAGPAERAALARTGEVRAAITAVPPGGGDWVVPLGVAAAVPPAEHTTYLDTLRVGRSGGAARRVLLQPEDDVPHVRDPLLRLRDALGLRPGQVVVADSLVGAVADVLGSADLLLCSPAQADDLGLHWRPLGEAEPARGYAVEAVRADDAERVRALGRDLARCLGASA, from the coding sequence GTGGACCTGGTCGGAGCCTGCCTGGCGTTCGTGTCCGTGGCCGAGCGCGGCAGCTTCACCCTCGGCGCGTCGGCGGCGGGCGTGCCGCAGCCGGTGGCCAGCCGCCGCGTCGCCGCGCTGGAGGCGCACCTGGGGGAGCGGTTGTTCGACCGGGGCGCCCGCAGGGCCGTGCTCACCCCGTTCGGCCGGGACGTCCTGCCCGCCGCGCAGCACCTGGTCCGCCTGGCCGAGGCGCTGGAGCAGCGGGCCAGGCAGGCCAGGCGCAGACCGCTGCCGCTGGCCGTCCCCGACTGGTGCCCGGCCCGCGACCTGGCGCACCTGGCCGCGCGGGCGCAGGCCGACGGGCTGACCCTGGAGCTGCGCCGCGCCGGCCCCGCCGAGCGCGCGGCGCTGGCCCGCACCGGCGAGGTCCGGGCCGCGATCACCGCCGTGCCGCCGGGCGGGGGCGACTGGGTGGTGCCGCTGGGCGTGGCCGCCGCCGTGCCGCCCGCCGAGCACACCACCTACCTGGACACCCTGCGCGTGGGCCGCTCCGGCGGCGCGGCCCGGCGGGTGCTGCTCCAGCCGGAGGACGACGTGCCGCACGTGCGCGACCCGCTGCTGCGGCTGCGCGACGCCCTCGGCCTGCGCCCCGGCCAGGTCGTGGTGGCCGACTCGCTGGTGGGCGCGGTCGCCGACGTGCTCGGCTCCGCCGACCTGCTGCTCTGCTCACCCGCCCAGGCCGACGACCTCGGCCTGCACTGGCGACCGCTCGGCGAGGCCGAACCGGCGCGCGGGTACGCCGTCGAGGCGGTCAGGGCGGACGACGCGGAGCGGGTGCGCGCGCTCGGCCGCGACCTGGCCCGCTGCCTGGGGGCGTCCGCGTGA
- the bla gene encoding class A beta-lactamase gives MLTTRAHRAGMAALLFALVAGCGQAAPPAQAGVAQTATTTATSRTAAPLGSPAFAALEQRFDARLGVYALDTGSGRVVAHRADERFAYASTFKALAFGALLAERSVADLDERITFTGEELVTYSPITEGKVDTGMTLREVADAAVRHSDNTAGNLLLRELGGDAGLAGGPAAFERALRAIGDTTTSPARVETELNEAVPGDPRDTSTPEALAADLRRYAVDADVLADDRRELLVSTMRANTTGDEAIRAGVPRGWVVADKTGSARYGGRNDIAVLWPPDRAPIVLAVLSGKATADAEHDDALLAEATRAVVELLD, from the coding sequence GTGTTGACCACCAGGGCACACCGCGCCGGGATGGCGGCGCTGCTGTTCGCGCTGGTCGCGGGCTGCGGGCAGGCCGCACCGCCCGCGCAGGCGGGCGTCGCGCAGACCGCCACCACGACCGCGACCTCGCGGACCGCGGCGCCGCTCGGCTCGCCCGCGTTCGCCGCGCTGGAGCAGCGGTTCGACGCCCGGCTCGGGGTGTACGCGCTGGACACCGGCAGCGGGCGCGTGGTCGCGCACCGGGCGGACGAGCGGTTCGCCTACGCGTCCACGTTCAAGGCGCTCGCCTTCGGCGCGCTGCTCGCGGAGCGCTCGGTCGCCGACCTGGACGAGCGGATCACGTTCACCGGGGAGGAGCTGGTCACCTACTCCCCCATCACGGAGGGCAAGGTGGACACCGGGATGACGCTGCGCGAGGTGGCCGACGCGGCGGTCCGCCACAGCGACAACACGGCGGGCAACCTGCTGCTGCGCGAGCTGGGCGGCGACGCGGGCCTGGCCGGTGGCCCCGCCGCGTTCGAGCGGGCGCTGCGCGCGATCGGCGACACCACCACCTCGCCCGCGCGGGTGGAGACCGAGCTGAACGAGGCCGTCCCCGGCGACCCCCGTGACACCAGCACGCCGGAGGCGCTGGCCGCGGACCTGCGGCGGTACGCGGTGGACGCCGACGTGCTCGCCGACGACCGGCGCGAGCTGCTGGTGTCGACGATGCGCGCGAACACCACCGGTGACGAGGCGATCCGCGCGGGTGTCCCCCGTGGGTGGGTGGTGGCGGACAAGACCGGGTCGGCCAGGTACGGCGGGCGCAACGACATCGCCGTGCTGTGGCCGCCGGACCGCGCGCCGATCGTGCTGGCGGTGCTGTCCGGCAAGGCGACCGCGGACGCGGAGCACGACGACGCGCTGCTCGCGGAGGCGACGCGCGCGGTGGTCGAGCTGCTGGACTAG
- a CDS encoding helix-turn-helix transcriptional regulator, translating into MVDERQGGTELGRYLRARRAQIGPEEVGLVAGPGLRRTPGLRREELSALAGISIDYYTRLERGRERRPSPAVVDALARALKLVPDEVAHLRELVERAARSAGTPARAPSRSVRPGVKLILESLRPNPAYVVSRVDDVLAANPGGTRLFAGIDDWPAKQRNLVRYLLLHPMAREVMPERDRFISGCVAGLRALAGTDPDAPDLARLLGELLVKSPEFARLWERYDVRRKVSNGRKVFRHPDVGEIHLGYQMMSLDGAPDQKLVVYFAEPGSPEHDALVLLDMLGAAREAEVAAEDCAEAEQVDDVDQVGRRDSPA; encoded by the coding sequence ATGGTGGACGAGCGGCAGGGCGGGACGGAGCTGGGGCGGTACCTGCGGGCGCGTCGGGCCCAGATCGGGCCCGAGGAGGTCGGGCTGGTCGCCGGGCCGGGGCTCCGCCGCACGCCTGGGCTGCGGCGGGAGGAGCTGTCCGCGCTGGCGGGCATCAGCATCGACTACTACACCCGGCTGGAGCGCGGCCGTGAGCGCAGGCCCAGCCCGGCCGTGGTGGACGCGCTCGCCCGCGCGCTCAAGCTGGTCCCCGACGAGGTCGCCCACCTGCGCGAGCTGGTCGAGCGCGCCGCCCGCAGCGCGGGCACGCCCGCCAGGGCGCCCAGCCGCTCGGTGCGCCCCGGCGTGAAGCTGATCCTGGAGTCGCTGCGGCCCAACCCGGCGTACGTGGTCAGCCGGGTCGACGACGTCCTCGCCGCCAACCCCGGCGGCACGCGGCTGTTCGCGGGCATCGACGACTGGCCCGCCAAGCAGCGCAACCTCGTGCGCTACCTGCTGCTGCACCCCATGGCCCGCGAGGTCATGCCGGAGCGCGACCGGTTCATCAGCGGGTGCGTCGCCGGGCTGAGGGCGCTCGCCGGCACCGACCCGGACGCGCCCGACCTGGCCCGCCTGCTCGGCGAGCTGCTGGTCAAGAGCCCGGAGTTCGCCCGGTTGTGGGAGCGCTACGACGTGCGGCGGAAGGTGTCGAACGGGCGCAAGGTGTTCCGGCACCCCGACGTCGGGGAGATCCACCTCGGCTACCAGATGATGTCCCTCGACGGCGCGCCCGACCAGAAGCTCGTGGTGTACTTCGCCGAACCGGGCTCGCCCGAGCACGACGCGCTGGTGCTGCTCGACATGCTCGGCGCGGCCCGCGAGGCGGAGGTGGCGGCCGAGGACTGCGCCGAGGCCGAGCAGGTGGACGACGTCGACCAGGTGGGGCGACGGGACAGCCCGGCCTGA
- a CDS encoding NAD(P)-dependent alcohol dehydrogenase: MLTVNAYAAPSATEPLVPTTFERRDVGPRDVLIDIKYCGICHSDIHTVRGEWGGIEYPLAPGHEIAGIVTEVGSEVTRHAVGDRVGVGCMVNSCRECVNCLKGEEQYCVQGNIGTYNATDRDGTTTQGGYTSAVVVDEDFVLRIPEGVDLAAAAPLLCAGITTYSPLRHWGVGEGKKVAVVGLGGLGHMGVKLAHAMGAEVTVLSQSLKKQEDGLRLGADHYYATSDPETFKELAGRFDLVLNTVSAKIDVNAYLKLLAVGGALVNVGAPPEPLEVNVFTLLNNRSSFAGSMIGGIAETQEMLDFCAERGIGAEVEVIPASKINEAYERVMNSDVRYRFVIDNSTLAG, from the coding sequence GTGCTCACCGTCAACGCATACGCAGCCCCGTCCGCGACCGAGCCGCTGGTCCCGACCACGTTCGAGCGCCGCGACGTGGGTCCGCGGGACGTGCTCATCGACATCAAGTACTGCGGCATCTGCCACTCCGACATCCACACCGTGCGCGGCGAGTGGGGCGGGATCGAGTACCCGCTGGCGCCCGGCCACGAGATCGCGGGCATCGTCACCGAGGTCGGCTCCGAGGTGACCAGGCACGCCGTCGGTGACCGGGTCGGCGTCGGCTGCATGGTCAACTCCTGCCGCGAGTGCGTGAACTGCCTCAAGGGCGAGGAGCAGTACTGCGTCCAGGGCAACATCGGGACGTACAACGCCACCGACCGCGACGGCACCACCACCCAGGGCGGGTACACCAGCGCCGTGGTCGTGGACGAGGACTTCGTGCTGCGCATCCCGGAGGGCGTGGACCTGGCCGCCGCCGCGCCGCTGCTGTGCGCGGGCATCACCACCTACTCGCCGCTGCGCCACTGGGGCGTCGGCGAGGGCAAGAAGGTCGCCGTGGTCGGCCTCGGCGGGCTCGGCCACATGGGCGTGAAGCTGGCGCACGCGATGGGCGCGGAGGTCACCGTGCTGTCGCAGTCGCTCAAGAAGCAGGAGGACGGGCTGCGCCTGGGCGCGGACCACTACTACGCGACCTCCGACCCGGAGACCTTCAAGGAGCTGGCGGGCCGGTTCGACCTGGTCCTGAACACGGTCAGCGCGAAGATCGACGTCAACGCCTACCTGAAGCTGCTGGCCGTGGGCGGCGCGCTGGTGAACGTGGGCGCGCCGCCGGAGCCGCTGGAGGTCAACGTCTTCACGCTGCTGAACAACCGCAGCAGCTTCGCGGGCTCGATGATCGGCGGCATCGCGGAGACGCAGGAGATGCTGGACTTCTGCGCCGAGCGCGGCATCGGCGCGGAGGTCGAGGTGATCCCGGCCAGCAAGATCAACGAGGCGTACGAGCGGGTCATGAACTCCGACGTGCGCTACCGGTTCGTGATCGACAACTCCACGCTGGCGGGCTGA
- a CDS encoding SPW repeat domain-containing protein: MEPIGSIPLPAAVPTPEHASAPLGAKFAVAAFGLGLWLITSPFLLGFGVTSTRLGGWNNAMLVGAVVLVVALGGMMAPADTPWFGHVLALLGAWVAVCPLVLGYHEKIDPARALLNHAVSGAALLAVGVGAVLAMRRRR, encoded by the coding sequence GTGGAGCCCATCGGGTCCATCCCCCTGCCCGCAGCCGTGCCGACGCCCGAGCACGCGTCGGCCCCGCTGGGGGCCAAGTTCGCCGTGGCCGCGTTCGGCCTCGGTCTGTGGCTGATCACCTCGCCGTTCCTGCTCGGCTTCGGCGTCACCTCCACCCGTCTCGGCGGGTGGAACAACGCGATGCTGGTCGGCGCGGTCGTGCTGGTCGTCGCGCTGGGGGGCATGATGGCCCCGGCCGACACCCCCTGGTTCGGCCACGTGCTGGCGCTGCTGGGCGCGTGGGTCGCGGTGTGCCCGCTGGTGCTGGGCTACCACGAGAAGATCGACCCGGCCCGCGCGCTGCTCAACCACGCCGTCTCCGGCGCGGCCCTGCTCGCGGTCGGTGTCGGGGCGGTGCTCGCGATGCGCCGCCGCCGCTGA
- a CDS encoding helix-turn-helix domain-containing protein: MPQRENAGRLDPSAASTVREFAAHLRRLRAEAGEVSLRKLAGRAGPRHDGVPFSKTTISEVLAGNRLPSREFVERFTDACGVAECGRAVWLDARDRVAATRPARARDRVAATRPARARASRWARR; the protein is encoded by the coding sequence GTGCCACAGCGGGAGAACGCCGGTCGCCTCGACCCGAGCGCCGCGTCCACCGTCCGGGAGTTCGCCGCGCACCTGCGGCGCCTGCGCGCCGAGGCCGGGGAGGTGTCGCTGCGCAAGCTCGCCGGGCGCGCGGGGCCGCGCCACGACGGCGTGCCGTTCTCCAAGACCACGATCTCCGAGGTGCTGGCCGGGAACCGCCTGCCCAGCAGGGAGTTCGTGGAGCGGTTCACCGACGCGTGCGGCGTCGCCGAGTGCGGCCGGGCGGTGTGGCTGGACGCCAGGGACCGGGTCGCCGCGACCCGGCCTGCCCGCGCCAGGGACCGGGTCGCCGCGACCCGGCCTGCCCGCGCCAGGGCGAGCCGGTGGGCCCGCCGCTGA
- a CDS encoding PQQ-binding-like beta-propeller repeat protein, whose translation MVVTGGVCAVVAPFLPGGAAGSSGLDLAGGSAAVVLGALLAFGSGRLVRVAALVVALLGLGLAGAGLVADVRSGLPGPGWPVLAVGALAVEAGVWWARSWRPSALGAVGAVVVVGAALVAPPAVDALATSAGTAVAGGEPAAVAERPGQRRWRWRPTAPVVDVAAAGHGVVVATSDGAVTGLDGTTGDQRWRYARPGAAVGALLVSPDQRTAVITFRSLRDTRAQLVVVLDAVTGAARFDRVVRSALVETDQVRPGRRVLAIREDHGLTAYDLTTGQERWRFSPGAGCRSDHARVVVGDGVVLAPLTCADTAGVVALAEDGGAVRWRHEAPVVAGDGRGPVIQLFGSPDGGVARVRVEGVGDGGDVVLGGADGRVLLRVGPGRWVRPEVGATPLAEVEDGPRVRERAAVDPSGGLRPLPVVDCLRRGPDATTGATYLRVCERDGVVALLTQSWDGAVAETALDVGGGAGVLLVPAPGAVVPAWKGSVDELVGLAR comes from the coding sequence GTGGTGGTGACGGGTGGGGTGTGCGCGGTCGTCGCGCCGTTCCTGCCGGGGGGTGCGGCCGGGAGCTCCGGGCTCGACCTCGCCGGGGGTTCGGCGGCGGTCGTGCTCGGGGCGCTGCTGGCGTTCGGGAGCGGTCGCCTGGTCCGGGTGGCGGCGCTGGTGGTGGCCCTGCTCGGGCTGGGGCTCGCCGGGGCCGGGCTGGTGGCGGACGTGCGGAGCGGGCTGCCCGGTCCGGGGTGGCCGGTGCTCGCCGTGGGCGCGCTGGCCGTCGAGGCGGGGGTGTGGTGGGCGCGCTCCTGGCGGCCCTCGGCGCTCGGGGCGGTCGGCGCGGTGGTCGTGGTCGGGGCCGCGCTGGTGGCCCCACCCGCCGTCGACGCCCTCGCGACCTCGGCGGGCACGGCCGTCGCCGGGGGTGAGCCCGCCGCCGTCGCCGAGCGGCCGGGGCAGCGGCGCTGGCGGTGGCGGCCGACCGCGCCCGTCGTGGACGTCGCCGCCGCCGGGCACGGGGTCGTGGTCGCCACCTCGGACGGCGCGGTCACCGGCCTCGACGGGACCACCGGCGACCAGCGCTGGCGCTACGCCCGGCCCGGCGCGGCCGTCGGCGCGCTGCTCGTCTCGCCGGACCAGCGCACCGCGGTGATCACCTTCCGCTCGCTGCGCGACACCCGCGCCCAGCTCGTCGTCGTGCTGGACGCCGTCACCGGCGCGGCGCGGTTCGACCGGGTGGTCCGCTCCGCCCTGGTCGAGACCGACCAGGTCCGCCCCGGTCGGCGGGTGCTCGCGATCCGCGAGGACCACGGGCTGACCGCCTACGACCTGACCACGGGCCAGGAGCGCTGGCGCTTCTCGCCCGGTGCGGGCTGCCGGTCCGACCACGCGCGCGTGGTCGTCGGCGACGGGGTGGTGCTCGCGCCGCTGACCTGCGCGGACACCGCCGGGGTGGTCGCGCTGGCCGAGGACGGCGGCGCGGTGCGCTGGCGGCACGAGGCCCCGGTCGTCGCGGGCGACGGCCGCGGACCCGTCATCCAGCTGTTCGGCTCGCCGGACGGGGGCGTGGCGCGGGTGCGCGTCGAGGGCGTCGGCGACGGGGGTGACGTGGTGCTGGGCGGCGCGGACGGGCGCGTGCTGCTCCGGGTGGGCCCGGGCCGGTGGGTGCGCCCGGAGGTCGGGGCGACGCCGCTCGCCGAGGTCGAGGACGGGCCGCGGGTGCGGGAGCGGGCCGCCGTGGACCCGAGCGGCGGACTGCGCCCGCTGCCGGTCGTGGACTGCCTGCGCCGGGGGCCGGACGCCACCACCGGCGCGACCTACCTGCGGGTGTGCGAGCGGGACGGCGTGGTGGCGCTGCTGACGCAGTCCTGGGACGGCGCGGTCGCCGAGACCGCCCTGGACGTCGGCGGGGGAGCGGGGGTGCTGCTCGTGCCCGCGCCGGGAGCGGTGGTGCCGGCGTGGAAGGGCTCGGTGGACGAGCTGGTCGGGCTGGCCCGGTGA
- a CDS encoding FAD-dependent monooxygenase — translation MAERTGVVVVGGGPGGVLLAYLLARAGVRVVLLEGRKDFDRRFRGDSIAPPVLDYLHRFGLAEELLSTIPHGRATTFEWWTPEKRYTIADYRGSSPRFPYYALIPQARFLPFLVGKAQRHSGFRVEMGARFTALLHDGAGRVDGVRYRQDGQERELRADLVVGADGRNSKVLLESDLTPTELASNIDICWFAVPRLPDDPSGAGQLALITEPGAVVGLLGQGDTWQIGFTLPAGRFGEVRAAGVEPLVDLVRRRTPWLGERVAELRDPNQLTLLPIRITEVDRWSRPGLLLIGDAAHVISPVGGNGINFAMIDAAEAANLLAGPLRGGDAEAIDGAASELQRVRGPQVAGEQRMQVRVERGVARRLAERGPGAPLPIRVQGSVPGLARFSARRSLRALNVPPPSPDVLGADPSTVD, via the coding sequence ATGGCCGAGCGGACCGGTGTCGTGGTCGTCGGAGGTGGGCCCGGCGGGGTCCTGCTGGCCTACCTGCTGGCCCGCGCGGGCGTGCGGGTGGTGCTCCTGGAGGGCCGCAAGGACTTCGACCGCCGGTTCCGGGGCGACAGCATCGCGCCCCCGGTGCTCGACTACCTGCACCGCTTCGGGCTCGCCGAGGAGCTGCTGTCCACCATCCCGCACGGGCGGGCCACGACGTTCGAGTGGTGGACCCCCGAGAAGCGCTACACCATCGCCGACTACCGGGGCAGCAGCCCGCGCTTCCCCTACTACGCGCTGATCCCGCAGGCCCGCTTCCTGCCGTTCCTGGTCGGGAAGGCCCAGCGGCACAGCGGTTTCCGGGTCGAGATGGGCGCCCGCTTCACCGCCCTGCTGCACGACGGCGCGGGCCGCGTCGACGGCGTCCGCTACCGGCAGGACGGGCAGGAGCGCGAGCTGCGGGCCGACCTGGTGGTGGGCGCGGACGGCCGGAACTCCAAGGTGCTGCTGGAGTCCGACCTCACCCCGACCGAGCTGGCCTCGAACATCGACATCTGCTGGTTCGCCGTGCCCCGGCTCCCGGACGACCCGAGCGGCGCCGGGCAGCTGGCCCTGATCACCGAGCCGGGCGCGGTGGTCGGGCTGCTCGGGCAGGGCGACACCTGGCAGATCGGCTTCACCCTGCCCGCCGGTCGGTTCGGCGAGGTCAGGGCGGCGGGCGTGGAACCGCTGGTGGACCTGGTGCGGCGGCGGACGCCGTGGCTCGGCGAGCGGGTGGCGGAGCTGCGCGACCCGAACCAGCTCACCCTGCTGCCGATCCGGATCACCGAGGTGGACCGGTGGTCCAGACCGGGTCTGCTGCTGATCGGGGACGCCGCGCACGTCATCTCCCCGGTGGGCGGCAACGGGATCAACTTCGCCATGATCGACGCGGCCGAGGCGGCGAACCTCCTGGCGGGGCCGCTGCGCGGGGGTGACGCAGAGGCGATCGACGGGGCCGCGAGCGAGCTCCAGCGGGTCCGAGGGCCGCAGGTCGCGGGTGAGCAGCGGATGCAGGTGCGGGTCGAGCGCGGGGTGGCCCGCAGGCTCGCCGAGCGCGGCCCCGGAGCCCCGCTGCCGATCCGCGTCCAGGGCAGCGTTCCCGGACTGGCCCGCTTCAGCGCCCGCAGGTCCCTGCGCGCGCTGAACGTCCCACCGCCGTCACCCGACGTCCTCGGCGCCGATCCGTCCACAGTGGACTAG
- a CDS encoding ABC transporter substrate-binding protein has translation MRTTMTRRGFLALAGGAALAGCTASAEEVAPDGQAVGGGQLRALFPGAGAGETLDPHVPGSALDRARHKALFDKLVELDDELRPVPRLAKRWESNADATVWRFTLREASFHDGRVLTPDDVLATLARVTDANAQGRVARSALAALDLANSRAADATTVELALTAPTAELPALLAAAGAAIVPADYADPAKAVGTGPFALAAFEPGRALVARPFADHWDGAPHLSELQVLTAGDEAARVRALREGTAEYAHGVGPAFVDAAGSSLRALTARGGTAHGFVMRADRAPFDAPAVRAAFRLLADRTALVGRVLGGRGEVGNDLFGKGVQHYADDLPQRLRDVGAARELLRGAGAEGLAVTLRTTALPGVLEAAELYAAQLREGGVRVAVDVRPEATYAADRAAGDGLWSYWAEPTTIPGHLEAAEERAATGWQDVEHDLALEQARSTVDSATRGELYRRVQRVRHERGAVLVWGHADVVVGTTAAVRGVAAARPDTDAWARFDRAWLSA, from the coding sequence TTGCGCACCACCATGACCCGTCGTGGTTTCCTGGCGCTCGCGGGTGGCGCCGCCCTCGCCGGGTGCACGGCGTCGGCCGAGGAGGTCGCGCCCGACGGCCAGGCCGTCGGGGGCGGGCAGCTGCGCGCCCTGTTCCCCGGCGCCGGCGCGGGCGAGACCCTGGACCCGCACGTCCCCGGATCGGCGCTGGACCGGGCGCGGCACAAGGCGCTGTTCGACAAGCTGGTCGAGCTGGACGACGAGCTGCGCCCCGTGCCCAGGCTCGCCAAGCGCTGGGAGTCCAACGCCGACGCGACGGTCTGGCGCTTCACCCTGCGCGAGGCCTCGTTCCACGACGGGCGGGTGCTCACCCCGGACGACGTGCTCGCCACCCTGGCCCGCGTCACCGACGCGAACGCGCAGGGGCGGGTGGCGCGCTCCGCGCTCGCGGCGCTGGACCTGGCGAACAGCCGGGCCGCCGACGCCACCACGGTGGAGCTGGCGCTGACCGCCCCCACCGCCGAGCTGCCCGCGCTGCTGGCCGCGGCAGGCGCGGCGATCGTCCCGGCCGACTACGCCGACCCGGCGAAGGCCGTGGGCACCGGGCCGTTCGCGCTGGCCGCGTTCGAACCGGGGCGGGCGCTGGTGGCGCGCCCGTTCGCCGACCACTGGGACGGCGCCCCGCACCTGTCCGAGCTGCAGGTGCTCACGGCGGGCGACGAGGCCGCGCGCGTGCGGGCGCTGCGGGAGGGCACGGCCGAGTACGCGCACGGGGTGGGCCCGGCGTTCGTGGACGCGGCAGGGTCGTCGCTGCGCGCGCTGACCGCGCGGGGCGGCACCGCGCACGGCTTCGTGATGCGCGCCGACCGGGCCCCGTTCGACGCTCCGGCCGTGCGGGCGGCGTTTCGCCTGCTGGCCGACCGGACCGCGCTGGTCGGGCGGGTGCTCGGCGGGCGGGGCGAGGTGGGCAACGACCTGTTCGGCAAGGGGGTCCAGCACTACGCGGACGACCTGCCGCAACGCCTGCGGGACGTGGGCGCGGCGCGGGAGCTGCTGCGCGGCGCGGGCGCGGAGGGGCTGGCGGTCACCCTGCGCACCACCGCGCTGCCGGGGGTGCTGGAGGCGGCCGAGCTGTACGCGGCGCAGCTGCGCGAGGGCGGCGTGCGGGTGGCCGTGGACGTGCGGCCCGAGGCGACCTACGCGGCCGACCGCGCGGCGGGCGACGGCCTGTGGAGCTACTGGGCCGAGCCGACGACGATCCCCGGTCACCTGGAGGCCGCCGAGGAGCGGGCCGCGACCGGGTGGCAGGACGTGGAGCACGACCTCGCGCTGGAGCAGGCGCGGTCCACCGTGGACTCGGCGACGCGCGGGGAGCTGTACCGGCGGGTGCAGCGGGTGCGGCACGAGCGGGGCGCGGTGCTGGTGTGGGGGCACGCGGACGTGGTCGTGGGCACGACGGCGGCGGTGCGCGGGGTCGCGGCGGCGCGGCCGGACACCGACGCGTGGGCCAGGTTCGACCGGGCCTGGCTGTCCGCCTAG
- the lexA gene encoding transcriptional repressor LexA, whose product MTARDDSDDLDHLDTSALPERQRRILEVIQDSVRRHGYAPGAREIGDAVGLRSTSSVSRHLAALEEHGFLRRGASVSRPVDVRLFLRPERRAESGDAVAVPVVGHIAAGAPIAAEEHVDDVLTLSRDLTGRGTVFALRVRGDSMVDAAICDGDIVVVRQQHEAHSGQIVAAMIDDEATVKVYRRRGGHVVLEPRNKAYADIDGDGAAILGVVVSVIRSV is encoded by the coding sequence GTGACCGCGCGCGACGACTCCGACGACCTCGACCACCTCGACACCTCGGCGCTCCCCGAGCGGCAGCGGCGCATCCTGGAGGTCATCCAGGACTCGGTCCGGCGGCACGGCTACGCGCCCGGCGCCCGCGAGATCGGCGACGCGGTCGGCCTGCGCTCCACCTCGTCGGTCTCCCGGCACCTGGCCGCGCTGGAGGAGCACGGGTTCCTGCGCCGCGGCGCGTCGGTGTCCCGGCCGGTTGACGTGCGGCTGTTCCTGCGCCCCGAGCGACGCGCCGAGTCCGGCGACGCGGTGGCCGTGCCGGTGGTCGGGCACATCGCGGCGGGCGCGCCCATCGCGGCCGAGGAGCACGTGGACGACGTCCTCACCCTCTCCCGCGACCTGACCGGCCGGGGCACGGTGTTCGCGCTGCGGGTGCGCGGCGACTCGATGGTCGACGCGGCCATCTGCGACGGGGACATCGTGGTGGTGCGGCAGCAGCACGAGGCGCACTCCGGGCAGATCGTCGCGGCGATGATCGACGACGAGGCGACGGTGAAGGTCTACCGGCGGCGGGGCGGGCACGTGGTGCTGGAGCCGAGGAACAAGGCCTACGCGGACATCGACGGGGACGGGGCGGCCATCCTCGGGGTCGTGGTCTCGGTCATCCGCAGCGTCTGA
- a CDS encoding TetR/AcrR family transcriptional regulator, producing MARPRKFVEHEVVSSASEVFAANGLAATTLDDLVRATGLGKQSLYNAFGGKKELFLRALSEDRAEAARAVSEALGHGDASPVERIRGHMLGLAIEFSRGDSRVSLTTRALVESSGEPDRLSEVTKEGVEQLAGIYARCLEHARENGDLPADADVDSLAMYFVAVTKGMELLGRTGVGRAALTAVALDSLRALGDRPATDPTSA from the coding sequence ATGGCCCGCCCCCGCAAGTTCGTCGAGCACGAGGTCGTCAGCAGCGCGAGCGAGGTGTTCGCCGCGAACGGCCTCGCCGCGACGACGCTGGACGACCTGGTGCGGGCGACCGGGCTGGGCAAGCAGAGCCTGTACAACGCGTTCGGCGGGAAGAAGGAGCTGTTCCTGCGCGCGCTCTCGGAGGACCGCGCGGAGGCGGCGCGGGCCGTGTCGGAGGCGCTCGGGCACGGCGACGCGTCCCCGGTGGAGCGCATCCGGGGGCACATGCTCGGGCTGGCGATCGAGTTCAGCCGGGGCGACAGCCGGGTCTCGCTCACCACGCGCGCGCTCGTCGAGTCGTCCGGGGAGCCGGACCGGCTCTCCGAGGTCACGAAGGAGGGCGTCGAGCAGCTCGCCGGGATCTACGCGCGGTGCCTGGAGCACGCGCGGGAGAACGGCGACCTCCCTGCGGACGCGGACGTGGACTCGCTGGCCATGTACTTCGTCGCCGTCACCAAGGGGATGGAGCTGCTCGGCCGCACGGGCGTCGGCCGCGCCGCGCTGACGGCGGTCGCGCTCGACTCGCTCCGCGCGCTCGGCGACCGGCCCGCGACGGACCCGACCTCGGCCTGA